In Allocoprobacillus halotolerans, a genomic segment contains:
- a CDS encoding phosphocarrier protein HPr, which translates to MAEKLSFVVSDPVGLHARPATILVNQASKFTSNIKLCYNGKEVNLKSIMGVMSLGVPTKATVEIVAEGDDEKDVIASIAKVIKEQKVAE; encoded by the coding sequence ATGGCAGAAAAATTATCTTTTGTAGTTTCAGATCCAGTAGGATTACATGCTAGACCTGCAACTATCTTAGTAAACCAAGCTAGCAAATTCACTAGCAATATCAAATTATGTTACAATGGTAAAGAAGTTAATTTGAAGTCAATTATGGGTGTTATGTCTTTAGGTGTACCTACTAAAGCTACTGTAGAAATCGTAGCTGAAGGTGATGATGAAAAAGACGTAATCGCTTCAATTGCTAAAGTTATTAAAGAACAAAAAGTTGCTGAATAA
- the ltrA gene encoding group II intron reverse transcriptase/maturase — MSKQEISHTKNTNRFVIHEKLLETIVEDANIEKAIQRVVSNKGSGGVDKMQVAEVRTHFAQHWSYLKKLIMEGHYSPQAVKRVEIPKDNGKKRGLGIPTVTDRVIQQAIVQILTPIFEPLFSENSYGFRPRRNAHQAVRRVVDYANEGYRYTVDLDLEKYFDTVNHSRLIQILSQTIKDGRVISLIHKYLNAGVVVKHKFEETTKGVPQGGPLSPLLSNVYLNELDKEMERRGNRYVRYADDCVILFKSKRSAMRVKETVRRYLEEKLFVKVNQEKTKVAYITDIKFLGFGFYIEKSGNVRITVHKKSREKMKRRIKEITKRNRPVSSKQLGQELKLYMTGWINYYRVADMKVYLGKVDSWLRRRIRMIYWKRWKLVRTRYKNLQKLGINRKKAWEWANTRKGYWHIANSFILSRTLTNERLKSFGFISALDYYNSINL; from the coding sequence ATATCAAAACAAGAGATATCGCATACGAAGAACACCAATAGATTTGTAATACATGAGAAGTTACTTGAAACAATCGTAGAAGATGCCAATATAGAAAAGGCAATCCAAAGGGTTGTGAGCAATAAGGGAAGTGGTGGTGTAGATAAAATGCAAGTCGCAGAAGTTCGTACGCATTTCGCACAGCACTGGTCTTATCTAAAGAAACTCATCATGGAGGGACACTATAGTCCACAAGCCGTTAAAAGAGTAGAAATACCAAAAGATAATGGAAAGAAAAGAGGACTAGGAATTCCAACTGTGACTGACAGGGTCATTCAACAAGCGATAGTGCAAATACTTACGCCTATCTTTGAGCCACTATTCAGTGAAAACAGTTATGGATTTAGACCTCGAAGAAATGCTCATCAAGCAGTAAGAAGAGTCGTAGACTATGCCAATGAAGGATATCGATACACAGTAGACTTGGACTTGGAGAAATACTTTGATACAGTCAATCATTCAAGGCTTATACAGATACTGTCACAAACTATTAAGGATGGAAGAGTCATATCACTCATACATAAATATCTCAATGCAGGAGTCGTAGTAAAGCATAAATTCGAAGAAACGACTAAAGGCGTACCTCAAGGAGGACCACTAAGTCCATTACTATCAAATGTCTATCTTAATGAACTTGATAAAGAAATGGAAAGAAGAGGCAATAGATATGTAAGATATGCAGATGACTGTGTCATACTATTCAAAAGTAAAAGAAGTGCAATGAGAGTCAAGGAAACAGTGAGGAGGTATCTTGAAGAGAAGTTATTCGTTAAAGTCAACCAGGAGAAAACAAAAGTAGCCTATATTACTGATATAAAATTTCTAGGATTTGGATTTTATATAGAGAAGAGTGGTAACGTACGAATCACTGTTCATAAGAAATCAAGAGAAAAGATGAAAAGAAGAATCAAGGAAATCACAAAAAGAAACAGACCTGTCAGTAGTAAACAATTAGGCCAAGAATTAAAACTCTATATGACGGGATGGATAAACTATTACAGGGTAGCCGATATGAAAGTGTATCTTGGTAAAGTTGACTCATGGTTAAGACGAAGAATACGAATGATATACTGGAAGAGATGGAAACTGGTAAGGACGAGATATAAAAATCTACAAAAGTTAGGAATAAACAGGAAAAAGGCATGGGAATGGGCAAATACAAGAAAAGGCTACTGGCATATAGCCAATAGCTTTATACTCTCTAGAACACTGACAAACGAAAGACTGAAAAGCTTTGGGTTTATCAGTGCACTAGACTATTACAATTCTATAAACTTATGA
- a CDS encoding DUF6465 family protein, which translates to MKIKLQVQFHNKNVETTSIEKLVKEDVKSKGVKMTTIDTLEVYYKPEDSSVYYVATTKTGEVVGNDQPLYIG; encoded by the coding sequence GTGAAAATTAAATTACAAGTACAATTTCATAATAAAAACGTTGAAACAACATCTATTGAGAAACTAGTAAAAGAGGATGTTAAATCAAAAGGTGTTAAAATGACAACTATTGATACATTAGAGGTTTACTATAAACCAGAAGATTCTTCAGTATATTATGTTGCGACAACAAAAACTGGTGAAGTCGTTGGAAATGACCAACCATTATACATCGGTTAA
- a CDS encoding DUF6431 domain-containing protein, whose translation MNPPATMVQSFSVLIKHIFQTCPINFNHSLSASEFQLLETFLLNHLELSAFHIHDDHICKSPNFKFFISYDRYFITFRDNAVVEETVSIPVLYCENCKHFHAVLPHLFIVPHCQYSIPFILSVLFDKFYSSLTVNDVSNKYGISISTIYRWIKKYMCYLRYYMQLRNSYRMSFFVSMIYLYEDVMNDIYDLSSHALFQYDRKLFAPS comes from the coding sequence ATGAATCCACCCGCTACTATGGTACAATCATTTTCTGTTTTAATCAAGCATATTTTTCAAACTTGTCCTATTAATTTTAACCATTCTCTCTCTGCTAGTGAATTTCAGCTTCTCGAAACCTTTTTATTAAATCATCTGGAACTCTCTGCGTTTCATATCCATGATGATCATATATGTAAGTCACCTAATTTTAAATTCTTTATCTCTTATGATCGCTATTTTATTACTTTCCGTGATAATGCCGTTGTTGAGGAAACTGTTTCGATTCCCGTGCTTTACTGTGAAAACTGCAAACATTTTCATGCTGTCCTTCCTCATCTTTTCATTGTGCCTCATTGCCAATATTCTATTCCTTTTATATTATCTGTCCTTTTTGATAAATTTTATTCTTCATTGACTGTAAATGATGTTTCAAATAAATATGGAATATCTATTTCTACAATCTACAGATGGATCAAAAAATACATGTGCTATCTACGCTACTATATGCAGCTTAGAAACAGTTACCGCATGTCTTTTTTTGTTTCAATGATTTATCTTTATGAGGATGTCATGAATGATATCTACGATTTGAGTTCCCATGCTTTATTTCAATATGACCGCAAATTATTTGCTCCTTCGTGA
- a CDS encoding nitroreductase family protein: MNETLQTIAQRKSCRSYQNKMIKDEELQMLLQAAIQAPSAMNRQLCEVYAITNPAYIDELTETIKKVSEERGEKKPDGYHFSYHAPILLIVSGPEYDSRRIEDGSCMLQNIFLAATSLNIGSCWINQLRDTQNVDEVRNVLNKFGIPNNHQVVGCAAIGYIKQDTPAKEKKQERIHIVESNRG; encoded by the coding sequence ATGAATGAAACATTACAAACAATTGCACAAAGAAAAAGTTGTCGAAGTTATCAAAATAAAATGATTAAAGACGAAGAATTACAAATGCTTTTACAAGCCGCTATTCAAGCTCCTAGCGCAATGAATAGACAGCTTTGTGAAGTCTATGCCATTACAAATCCCGCTTATATTGATGAACTCACTGAAACGATTAAAAAAGTCAGTGAAGAACGTGGCGAAAAGAAACCTGATGGTTACCACTTTTCATATCACGCTCCTATCTTGTTGATTGTCAGTGGACCTGAATATGATTCAAGACGTATAGAAGATGGTAGCTGTATGTTACAAAACATCTTTTTAGCTGCAACAAGTCTCAATATTGGTTCTTGTTGGATTAATCAATTGCGTGATACCCAAAACGTAGATGAAGTCAGAAATGTTCTTAACAAATTTGGTATTCCAAATAATCATCAAGTTGTAGGTTGTGCTGCCATTGGTTATATCAAACAAGATACTCCAGCTAAAGAAAAGAAACAAGAAAGGATTCATATTGTGGAATCGAATAGGGGCTAA
- the typA gene encoding translational GTPase TypA yields the protein MNNIRNIAIIAHVDHGKTTLVDQLLKLSGTLKDNEQIAERAMDSNAIERERGITILAKNTAINYKDYRINIMDTPGHADFGGEVERIMNMVDGVLLVVDAYEGTMPQTRFVLKKALEAKVKPIVVINKVDRPVVRINEVMDEVLELFMELGADDNQLDFPTVFVSALMGTSSLDPDIATQVPNMDCLFDMIIKEIPAPLVDEEGGLQFQPALLDYNDYVGRIGIGRIQRGKVKVNETVVCLRADGTKTQFRVQKLFGFLGLHRIEIDEASAGDIVAIAGLADIGVGETVCTMGYEEPLPLLRVDEPTIQMVFGTNTSPFAGKEGKFVTASKVEERLFKETNRDVSLKIERVPNAEEWIVSGRGELHLSILIENMRREGFELQVSKPKVIIKEIDGVKCEPYEEVFIEAPDECIGSIIESLGFRRGSLENMESDNGMTKVHYIIPSRGLIGFMTNFLTMTKGYGIINHSFLDYRPMEGDAVGERQLGVLVSIDTGQTTAYALGGVEDRGVMFVGPGVDVYEGMIVGEHSRDNDLVVNVTKGKQLTNTRSSTKDSTVVLKKPRIFNLEACLDYINDDELVEVTPQNIRLRKRLLTENERRKAYTRKMNG from the coding sequence ATGAATAACATTAGAAATATAGCAATTATTGCACACGTTGATCATGGAAAAACAACTTTAGTAGATCAATTATTAAAATTATCTGGAACTTTAAAAGATAATGAACAGATTGCTGAAAGAGCAATGGATTCAAATGCGATTGAAAGAGAACGTGGAATTACAATTTTAGCAAAAAATACTGCTATTAATTATAAAGACTATCGTATTAATATTATGGATACACCAGGACATGCCGATTTTGGTGGAGAAGTAGAACGTATTATGAATATGGTAGATGGTGTTTTGTTGGTTGTTGATGCCTATGAAGGAACAATGCCTCAAACACGTTTCGTTTTAAAGAAAGCCTTAGAAGCAAAAGTCAAACCAATTGTTGTGATTAATAAGGTTGACCGTCCAGTTGTTCGTATTAATGAAGTTATGGATGAAGTATTAGAATTATTTATGGAACTTGGAGCAGATGATAATCAGTTAGATTTCCCAACTGTCTTTGTATCTGCCTTAATGGGAACTTCTAGTTTAGATCCTGATATTGCAACGCAAGTGCCTAATATGGATTGTTTATTTGATATGATTATCAAAGAAATTCCTGCACCTTTAGTTGATGAAGAAGGTGGATTACAATTCCAACCAGCATTACTTGATTACAATGATTATGTTGGACGTATTGGAATTGGTCGTATTCAAAGAGGAAAAGTGAAAGTGAATGAAACTGTTGTTTGTTTAAGAGCGGATGGCACAAAGACACAGTTTAGGGTTCAAAAACTATTTGGATTTTTAGGATTGCATAGAATTGAAATTGATGAAGCGAGTGCTGGTGATATTGTTGCGATTGCGGGGCTTGCTGATATTGGCGTTGGTGAAACAGTTTGTACAATGGGATATGAAGAACCATTACCATTATTACGTGTCGATGAACCAACAATTCAAATGGTCTTTGGAACAAATACTTCTCCTTTTGCAGGAAAAGAAGGAAAATTTGTTACAGCAAGTAAAGTTGAAGAAAGATTATTCAAAGAAACAAACAGAGATGTATCTTTAAAAATTGAAAGAGTTCCTAATGCTGAAGAATGGATTGTTTCAGGACGTGGAGAATTACATTTATCAATCTTGATTGAAAATATGCGTCGTGAAGGTTTTGAATTACAGGTATCAAAACCAAAAGTTATTATTAAAGAAATTGATGGTGTTAAATGTGAACCTTATGAAGAAGTCTTTATTGAAGCACCTGATGAATGTATTGGAAGTATTATTGAATCTTTAGGATTTAGACGTGGAAGCTTAGAAAATATGGAATCTGATAATGGTATGACAAAAGTTCATTATATTATTCCATCTCGTGGTTTAATTGGTTTCATGACAAACTTTTTAACAATGACAAAAGGTTATGGAATTATCAATCATTCATTCTTAGATTATCGTCCAATGGAAGGTGACGCTGTTGGTGAAAGACAACTAGGTGTCCTTGTTTCTATTGATACAGGACAAACAACTGCTTATGCGCTTGGTGGTGTTGAAGATCGTGGTGTCATGTTTGTAGGACCAGGTGTGGATGTTTATGAAGGTATGATTGTTGGAGAACATAGTCGTGACAATGATTTGGTTGTCAATGTGACAAAAGGAAAACAATTAACAAATACACGTTCTTCTACAAAAGATTCAACTGTTGTCTTAAAGAAACCAAGAATCTTTAACTTGGAAGCTTGTTTAGATTATATTAATGATGATGAACTTGTGGAAGTAACGCCTCAAAATATTCGTTTAAGAAAACGTTTATTAACAGAAAATGAAAGAAGAAAAGCTTATACAAGAAAAATGAATGGATAA
- a CDS encoding ExeA family protein, giving the protein MEMTTYYGMDRNPFTKDTMIKTLYESNDFKQMTNRLEFIIKSRGIGVFLSNPGMGKTTCLRKTLESLNPNRYVVIYICMTTITAIDFYRMLNDALGLEEMTKKSKMFQAIQDELRRLTVENKMEVIIAIDEAQFLRKEVLREFIMLMNFDYDSKDYCTLIFVGQNEFIRTLRLKVLEPFRQRINMNYTFTGFNEEEVKNYVESRLESVGCRTDLFTKESYHTLYTLMNTSVRILNQIISKSLILGMHYKKDIIDSELIMEAGKELMIG; this is encoded by the coding sequence ATGGAAATGACAACGTATTACGGAATGGACAGAAATCCATTTACTAAAGATACAATGATTAAAACATTATATGAATCTAATGATTTTAAACAGATGACGAACCGATTGGAATTTATCATCAAATCAAGAGGAATCGGTGTATTTTTAAGCAATCCTGGGATGGGAAAGACCACATGTCTGAGAAAAACATTGGAATCTCTCAACCCCAATCGATATGTAGTAATCTATATCTGTATGACAACGATTACAGCCATAGATTTTTACAGAATGCTTAATGATGCACTGGGGCTTGAAGAGATGACAAAAAAGTCGAAGATGTTTCAAGCTATCCAGGATGAACTGAGAAGATTGACAGTAGAAAACAAAATGGAAGTCATTATAGCGATAGATGAAGCACAATTTCTCAGAAAAGAAGTGCTTAGAGAATTCATCATGCTTATGAATTTTGATTATGATTCAAAAGATTACTGTACACTGATATTCGTAGGGCAGAATGAATTTATAAGAACACTGCGACTTAAAGTCCTGGAACCATTTAGACAACGTATCAATATGAATTATACGTTTACAGGATTCAATGAAGAAGAAGTAAAAAATTATGTGGAATCACGTTTGGAATCGGTCGGTTGCCGAACAGACCTGTTTACAAAAGAAAGCTATCATACACTTTATACACTGATGAATACCTCCGTCAGGATACTCAATCAGATCATCAGTAAGAGCCTGATATTAGGAATGCATTATAAAAAGGATATCATTGATAGCGAACTGATCATGGAAGCAGGCAAGGAATTAATGATAGGATAG
- a CDS encoding autorepressor SdpR family transcription factor, producing MGDAFKALSDPTRRRILELLQEKPLNAGEIADCFQMTKPSISHHLSILKSSGLIVDERQGQNIVYSIDMSVFQEVMKWFMNFIDMGDEK from the coding sequence ATGGGTGATGCATTTAAAGCGTTAAGTGATCCAACAAGAAGAAGGATTTTAGAATTATTACAAGAGAAACCTTTAAATGCAGGTGAAATTGCAGATTGTTTTCAAATGACTAAACCATCTATATCACATCATTTATCTATTTTGAAATCTAGTGGTTTAATTGTTGATGAAAGACAAGGACAAAATATTGTTTATAGTATTGATATGTCTGTTTTTCAGGAGGTCATGAAATGGTTTATGAATTTTATAGATATGGGGGATGAAAAATGA
- a CDS encoding WG repeat-containing protein, with the protein MKKLFVGLMALLLLTGCHQNQKMSYFMLTNDQQLNALYNSEGEQITDYEYQSFQKIGSQGYIVTNTNEQVGYISRDGEEIIPFGEYATLESVDDMFYATKKVENKEDQENKDDKESVLINQFVQENLYVLNDEGEILYQADNSTAIMKSGLPVIQKDKEYIVLYQNGEELYKGQDVVSYVSQYASAKSVVVGFKDKNHFYYNVSDDEKSFDIQIDKGTYQFLIQNNKGCILNDEKLKSMIYIDFEKKEASQNNIAINDAYFDDKDNIVLTSQDKTYIYPIGGVPTLINSYYFDAQTYVIREDDVYGPHHIYKSGVPLGTLENCQLYPEVKQLYFEVFPVYVQNKGYVYYNFSNKQEIEQTYIEAQPFDASHRAIVKASEEGYSLIDEKGQILTKKTYYRMEYIDSSYYAVYNENGMYGIIDITGEEVFPIEYTSLPATPLIEYNDQNYMMLNKNGRSYIYDINNDMEELFSVEGDLTFHKDGYFSDEYHHYYTIEGKNIN; encoded by the coding sequence ATGAAGAAATTATTCGTTGGACTCATGGCACTTTTATTGTTGACGGGATGTCATCAAAATCAAAAAATGAGTTATTTTATGTTAACAAATGATCAGCAATTAAATGCTTTATATAATTCTGAAGGTGAACAAATAACAGATTATGAATATCAATCTTTTCAAAAGATTGGTAGTCAAGGATATATAGTTACAAACACAAATGAACAAGTGGGATATATTTCAAGAGATGGTGAAGAAATCATTCCATTTGGTGAATATGCAACATTAGAAAGTGTTGATGATATGTTTTATGCGACTAAAAAAGTAGAAAACAAAGAAGATCAGGAAAATAAAGATGATAAAGAATCAGTATTGATAAATCAATTTGTCCAAGAAAATCTCTATGTTTTAAATGATGAGGGAGAAATTTTATATCAGGCTGATAATTCAACAGCAATTATGAAAAGTGGATTGCCAGTTATTCAAAAAGATAAGGAGTATATTGTCTTATATCAAAATGGCGAAGAACTTTATAAAGGTCAAGATGTTGTGAGTTATGTCAGTCAATATGCTAGTGCAAAATCAGTAGTGGTTGGTTTTAAAGATAAAAATCATTTTTATTATAATGTTAGTGATGATGAGAAAAGCTTTGATATTCAAATTGATAAAGGAACATATCAGTTTTTAATTCAAAATAATAAAGGATGTATTTTGAATGATGAAAAATTAAAGAGTATGATATATATTGATTTTGAAAAGAAAGAGGCTTCACAAAATAATATTGCAATTAATGATGCTTATTTTGATGATAAGGATAACATTGTTTTAACTTCGCAAGATAAGACTTATATTTATCCAATTGGTGGTGTTCCAACTCTCATCAATTCTTATTATTTTGATGCCCAAACATATGTGATTCGTGAAGATGATGTTTATGGACCACATCATATTTATAAAAGTGGAGTACCTCTTGGAACACTTGAAAATTGTCAACTTTATCCAGAAGTAAAACAATTGTATTTTGAGGTTTTCCCAGTCTATGTTCAAAATAAAGGATATGTTTATTACAATTTTAGTAATAAACAAGAAATTGAACAAACCTATATTGAAGCTCAACCCTTTGATGCTAGTCATAGAGCTATTGTAAAGGCGAGCGAAGAGGGTTATTCATTAATTGATGAAAAAGGACAAATCTTGACAAAAAAGACATATTATCGTATGGAGTACATAGACAGTTCATATTATGCGGTTTATAATGAAAATGGTATGTATGGTATTATTGATATTACAGGAGAAGAAGTTTTCCCTATCGAATATACATCTTTACCTGCAACACCATTGATTGAATATAATGATCAAAATTATATGATGTTGAATAAAAATGGTAGAAGTTATATTTATGATATAAATAATGATATGGAAGAATTATTTTCTGTTGAAGGAGATTTAACATTCCATAAGGATGGTTATTTCTCTGATGAGTATCATCATTACTATACAATTGAAGGAAAAAATATTAATTAA
- a CDS encoding AAA family ATPase codes for MLCIENMNITWDKKVLGVIDAQFYEGEISVITGTNGIGKTTLLYYLALLKTGTGKYQYHQQVIDLQSSQTHLFRYQYIYFLLQELSLYDDMILQDYLDMMAGKSSYDVPFPLNKKIKDFSLGEKQYLLLYGGYLQDKAIYLLDEPTSALDTHMKEKVLELLKQLKAKGKIIIIVTHDQELIQQSDCHYHFENKQLECIKKTISHHSLPLTPASICQKSLLKMRIHSLPFRYTFCFLMILTCFYFLIGSFVFQKEKSIQSKLVNSTRQNIIVSHLEKPDIQNINCQIEPYYLYQYQDYTFVKQAFPLTYKQKSIQLNNTTITYYENKDTCYIKKDYPLLEKHQVGYLITFDDPYVYPSLMRQLYAQYEIQNIQSLYMEKENRETLTMEKDVIVIFYRILLFGVTLLIVSFYFQKMQRYQIKYILIMTSLGIAYKNQFKLLFYEIIGMMLVSLMILYAYPIEWTILFIVVCINYLSLLCYFQKNFATIYRLYE; via the coding sequence ATGCTTTGTATCGAAAATATGAACATCACGTGGGATAAGAAAGTTTTAGGCGTTATAGATGCTCAGTTTTATGAAGGAGAAATATCTGTAATTACAGGAACGAATGGCATTGGAAAAACAACGTTACTTTATTATTTAGCATTATTAAAAACAGGAACAGGAAAATATCAATATCATCAGCAAGTCATAGATTTACAAAGTTCACAGACACATCTTTTTCGTTATCAATATATTTATTTTTTATTACAGGAATTATCTTTATATGATGATATGATTTTACAAGATTACTTGGATATGATGGCAGGAAAATCATCATATGATGTACCTTTTCCTTTAAATAAGAAAATCAAAGATTTTTCTTTAGGAGAGAAACAATATCTTTTATTGTATGGTGGTTATTTACAAGATAAAGCTATTTATTTGTTAGATGAACCAACGTCAGCTTTAGATACACATATGAAAGAGAAAGTTTTAGAGTTATTAAAGCAGTTAAAAGCAAAAGGGAAAATCATTATCATTGTGACCCATGATCAAGAATTAATTCAACAAAGTGATTGTCATTATCATTTTGAAAATAAACAATTAGAATGTATTAAAAAAACAATCTCACATCATTCATTACCTTTAACACCAGCTTCTATTTGTCAAAAGTCCCTTTTAAAGATGCGTATACATTCTTTACCATTTCGTTATACATTTTGTTTTTTGATGATATTGACATGTTTCTATTTTCTTATTGGAAGTTTTGTTTTTCAAAAAGAAAAATCTATTCAATCAAAGCTGGTTAATAGCACAAGACAAAATATTATTGTTTCTCATTTAGAAAAACCTGATATTCAAAATATCAATTGTCAAATTGAACCTTATTATCTTTATCAATATCAAGACTATACTTTTGTTAAACAAGCCTTTCCACTCACTTATAAACAAAAAAGTATTCAATTGAACAATACAACAATAACATATTATGAAAATAAAGATACTTGTTATATCAAAAAAGATTATCCATTACTAGAAAAGCATCAAGTTGGTTATCTCATTACTTTTGATGATCCATATGTTTATCCGTCATTAATGCGTCAATTATATGCACAATATGAAATACAAAATATTCAATCTTTATATATGGAAAAAGAAAATCGAGAAACCTTGACAATGGAAAAAGATGTTATTGTGATTTTTTATCGAATATTACTTTTTGGTGTCACTTTACTTATTGTATCTTTCTATTTTCAAAAAATGCAACGCTATCAAATAAAATATATCCTCATTATGACATCATTAGGTATAGCTTATAAAAATCAATTCAAATTATTATTCTATGAAATAATAGGAATGATGTTGGTATCTTTGATGATTCTATATGCCTATCCAATAGAATGGACGATACTATTCATTGTTGTGTGTATCAATTATCTTTCGTTATTGTGTTATTTTCAAAAAAATTTTGCAACAATATATCGTCTGTATGAATAA
- a CDS encoding DDE-type integrase/transposase/recombinase: MNKQNTDRYEYRKLVAQVKFSLIAPVVSATFTDISAEAYFRRVSKNEVDWPDGTRRKFSAVTLKNWLYIYRNCGFDELMPKDRLDAGRVRKLDNRHKDFISDMIKEFPKMTGVMIYERMIEKGLLNVGDVSVDTVQRYIKNSGLRHGSKPVTKERRTWEFAHSCDGYEADTCHTFYIFDEAGEYRKTYLIAIIDNHSRMIVGAEFFFNDNAVNFQKVWHDAVLRYGRSKMIILDNGSSYKNKSTKEIEARLGTKIIYNPPYSPEGKAVIERFFSTIKMRWMNGDHGSHYHSLTELNMRLKSWINEYNRTPHSSLKDDIHDNHTPLERYMYDMKDVEVCQLSNKSSVEYRAWLDDVFMHETTRKVNGDSTVLIENVLFDVPSIYIGMRVIIRYDPRTFENTYLYDISEKRKFQSVGQIRLKTEGQEERRLFINGNDNVLRNGQKSIY, translated from the coding sequence ATGAACAAACAGAATACTGATCGTTACGAGTACAGAAAACTCGTTGCACAGGTCAAATTTTCACTTATTGCACCTGTCGTTTCGGCTACATTTACGGATATATCCGCTGAAGCCTATTTTAGGCGTGTTTCCAAGAATGAGGTCGATTGGCCCGATGGTACCAGAAGAAAGTTTTCTGCTGTAACTTTAAAGAATTGGCTTTATATTTATAGAAATTGTGGATTTGATGAACTGATGCCTAAAGATCGTCTGGATGCCGGAAGAGTCAGGAAGCTGGACAATCGCCATAAAGATTTTATTAGCGATATGATCAAGGAATTCCCTAAAATGACAGGCGTCATGATCTATGAAAGAATGATTGAAAAGGGGCTCCTCAACGTAGGTGATGTATCGGTAGATACTGTTCAGAGGTACATTAAAAATTCAGGATTGCGTCATGGGTCAAAACCTGTCACAAAAGAAAGACGTACATGGGAATTTGCTCATTCATGTGATGGATATGAAGCGGATACCTGTCATACCTTTTATATTTTTGATGAAGCCGGTGAGTACAGAAAAACTTATCTGATTGCCATCATCGATAATCATTCAAGAATGATAGTTGGTGCTGAATTCTTTTTTAATGATAATGCCGTTAATTTTCAGAAGGTATGGCATGATGCAGTACTAAGATATGGGAGAAGTAAGATGATCATCCTTGACAATGGATCAAGCTACAAAAATAAAAGCACCAAGGAGATAGAAGCAAGGCTGGGCACAAAAATCATCTACAATCCACCTTATTCACCGGAAGGAAAGGCCGTTATTGAAAGGTTCTTTTCTACCATCAAGATGAGATGGATGAATGGGGATCATGGAAGCCATTATCATTCATTGACCGAGCTCAATATGAGATTAAAAAGTTGGATTAACGAATATAACCGTACCCCTCATTCTTCACTGAAGGATGACATTCACGACAATCACACTCCATTGGAAAGATACATGTACGATATGAAGGACGTGGAGGTATGTCAGCTATCCAATAAATCATCCGTTGAATACAGAGCCTGGCTTGACGATGTGTTCATGCATGAAACGACACGTAAGGTAAATGGAGATTCAACCGTATTGATTGAAAATGTTTTATTTGATGTTCCGTCCATTTATATCGGGATGAGGGTAATCATTCGATATGATCCAAGAACTTTTGAAAATACCTATCTGTATGATATATCCGAAAAAAGAAAGTTCCAATCAGTAGGACAGATAAGGTTGAAAACGGAAGGACAAGAAGAGAGGAGATTATTTATTAATGGAAATGACAACGTATTACGGAATGGACAGAAATCCATTTACTAA